In a single window of the Agrobacterium vitis genome:
- a CDS encoding GMC oxidoreductase, producing the protein MSSKNISAPAEKIVNPGSVSQTVYDTIIIGSGFGGSVAALRLCEAFQKVDRPKGASKPVLLLERGKDWWGNLTGQPTTAPPFSNYRQPDGRAGWMTNVEPFGTPQSPPDTYGQAEDLGDETANFNTMTTYAQRPIPVYPGLVETLTAFQGPVPTMTAIVGAALGGTSQVYNSFFQKPSQLAFTLAFRDPENLDSYDKVLLSYGELAQHYDTVEQMMGPKTIDAKENKVSVTVPVSSDADLTVSYPLKDSPPYLSTRSFRAQVAKIDEVVKSGTVETPIQSVTLEYTKLALDWGVVCKEVNAEMLPSAIIGEMWYGMNSYSVSTKPLGKKELLGVKKALDQNYLKQAKETGLLDIQCLSNVTNVYQDLSSNSVSPVYVVTVEEISPTDVANPTSVTYRAKNVIFSAGSMHTASMLLEYSNNPNPQAPDTNGLPALSKYVGQFWGQNGDVTGTQDMSCKTRPSDGGPGSTDASFYFVKDESLDGITLPDDKLEAAFNQSIDYMKSNNSASFIRLMLYPAWFDEADNLQNTYNMSVCYDPAPGYFDVNSASTNTSGRKTYSLYYPNTPVAGSKPSQVGAGSSGVLDSVNALTTVLTEWGEINASTEGESLIRRNGHLSYRGALPALASTGQYHARVLEGWNSNTVKEEFVVAYGVTAHPLGGCVLGKACDKHGQLLAADEKTAVPGLYVVDGSLIPGSTGAATPAWTIAAVAEYCMTEITKKIVSPTQH; encoded by the coding sequence GTGTCTTCGAAAAACATTTCGGCACCAGCCGAAAAAATCGTCAATCCCGGAAGCGTCAGCCAGACTGTCTATGATACAATCATCATCGGCTCCGGCTTCGGCGGCAGCGTCGCCGCCCTTAGGCTATGCGAGGCCTTCCAGAAGGTTGATCGTCCCAAGGGTGCCAGCAAGCCTGTGCTACTTTTGGAGCGCGGCAAGGACTGGTGGGGCAATCTGACAGGCCAGCCAACCACTGCGCCGCCGTTTAGCAACTATCGCCAGCCGGATGGCCGCGCTGGATGGATGACGAATGTCGAGCCGTTCGGTACGCCGCAATCCCCACCGGATACCTATGGCCAGGCAGAGGATTTGGGTGACGAGACGGCCAACTTCAATACGATGACCACTTATGCGCAGCGTCCTATCCCGGTCTATCCCGGCCTGGTCGAGACGCTTACCGCTTTCCAGGGCCCGGTGCCGACCATGACCGCCATTGTCGGCGCAGCGCTGGGCGGCACGTCGCAGGTCTATAACTCGTTCTTCCAGAAGCCGTCGCAACTGGCCTTCACCCTGGCCTTCCGCGACCCGGAAAATCTGGATTCCTATGACAAGGTGCTGCTGTCCTATGGCGAACTGGCGCAGCATTACGACACCGTTGAGCAGATGATGGGGCCGAAAACCATTGATGCCAAGGAAAACAAGGTGTCGGTGACGGTGCCGGTGAGCAGCGATGCGGACCTGACGGTCTCCTATCCGCTCAAGGACAGCCCGCCCTATCTCTCTACCCGTAGCTTCAGGGCGCAGGTCGCGAAGATCGATGAGGTCGTCAAGTCGGGCACTGTTGAAACGCCGATCCAGTCAGTCACGCTGGAATATACCAAGTTGGCGCTCGACTGGGGCGTGGTCTGCAAGGAAGTCAATGCCGAAATGCTGCCGTCCGCCATCATCGGCGAAATGTGGTATGGCATGAACAGCTATTCGGTCTCGACCAAGCCATTGGGCAAAAAGGAATTGCTGGGCGTCAAGAAGGCGCTGGACCAGAACTACCTGAAACAGGCCAAGGAAACCGGCCTGCTTGACATTCAATGCCTGAGCAATGTCACCAATGTCTACCAGGATCTGAGCTCCAACAGTGTGAGCCCGGTTTATGTCGTCACTGTCGAGGAGATCTCGCCAACCGATGTCGCCAATCCGACATCGGTGACCTATCGGGCGAAGAACGTGATCTTCTCGGCTGGCTCCATGCATACGGCATCGATGCTGCTGGAATATTCTAACAACCCCAATCCGCAAGCGCCTGACACCAATGGCCTGCCAGCGCTGAGCAAATATGTTGGCCAGTTCTGGGGCCAGAATGGCGACGTCACCGGCACCCAGGACATGAGCTGCAAGACGCGGCCTTCGGATGGTGGTCCCGGCTCGACCGATGCGTCCTTCTACTTCGTCAAGGACGAAAGCCTTGATGGCATCACCCTTCCGGACGACAAGCTGGAGGCGGCCTTCAATCAGTCGATCGACTACATGAAGAGCAATAATTCGGCATCTTTCATTCGCCTCATGCTTTATCCGGCCTGGTTTGACGAAGCCGACAATCTGCAAAACACCTATAATATGTCGGTTTGCTACGACCCGGCGCCGGGCTATTTTGACGTGAATTCGGCATCGACCAACACTTCGGGCCGCAAGACCTATAGCCTGTATTATCCCAATACGCCGGTGGCGGGTTCGAAGCCTTCCCAGGTTGGTGCCGGCAGTTCCGGCGTGCTGGATTCGGTCAATGCGCTTACCACGGTGCTGACCGAATGGGGTGAGATCAATGCCAGCACGGAGGGTGAAAGCCTGATCCGGCGCAACGGCCATCTCTCCTATCGCGGTGCACTGCCAGCACTGGCATCGACCGGGCAGTACCACGCCCGGGTCTTGGAAGGCTGGAACTCCAACACGGTGAAGGAGGAGTTCGTGGTGGCCTATGGCGTCACGGCCCATCCGCTCGGCGGCTGCGTGCTGGGTAAGGCCTGCGACAAACACGGCCAGCTCTTGGCGGCCGACGAGAAAACGGCGGTACCAGGCCTCTATGTGGTTGATGGTTCTCTGATTCCCGGCTCCACCGGTGCCGCTACCCCGGCCTGGACCATTGCCGCCGTGGCCGAATATTGCATGACGGAAATCACCAAGAAGATCGTCAGCCCCACGCAACATTGA